Proteins encoded together in one Verrucomicrobiota bacterium window:
- a CDS encoding prepilin-type N-terminal cleavage/methylation domain-containing protein codes for MKLARASAGFSLLEVTVAVLILGFAFAGFTQAMNTSLLSNKDSELLAAASHLAASQVELLRAEPFFSNGTTEGLGTGRLSHYKWRQTVSGTPLAGLHDVAIVVEHATEGQPLFELRTYLFQQPSDSTDPGANRKEAESKEKRRRR; via the coding sequence ATGAAGCTTGCACGAGCATCCGCGGGTTTTTCCCTCCTCGAAGTGACGGTGGCCGTGCTGATTCTGGGATTCGCGTTCGCCGGATTCACCCAGGCGATGAACACTTCGCTGCTTTCGAACAAGGATTCGGAATTACTCGCCGCCGCGTCGCATCTCGCCGCTTCCCAAGTGGAACTGCTCCGCGCCGAGCCGTTCTTCAGCAACGGCACCACCGAGGGCCTTGGCACCGGACGACTCTCCCATTACAAGTGGAGGCAAACCGTCAGCGGCACCCCCCTCGCGGGACTGCACGACGTCGCGATCGTGGTCGAACATGCCACCGAAGGTCAGCCCCTGTTTGAACTCCGCACCTATCTCTTTCAGCAACCATCAGACTCCACCGATCCCGGAGCGAATCGGAAAGAAGCCGAGTCCAAAGAGAAACGGAGGCGGCGATGA
- a CDS encoding P-II family nitrogen regulator → MKKIEAIIKPFKLNDVKEALQEVDVQGMTVTEVKGFGRQKGHTEIYRGSEYTVDFLPKVKLELVIADHQVDVAVQAIIKAAKTGKIGDGKVFVSSVEEVIRIRTEEKGEKAV, encoded by the coding sequence ATGAAAAAGATCGAAGCCATCATCAAACCTTTCAAATTGAATGACGTGAAGGAGGCTTTGCAGGAAGTCGACGTCCAAGGCATGACGGTCACTGAGGTCAAAGGATTCGGAAGGCAAAAAGGCCATACCGAGATCTACCGAGGCAGCGAGTACACCGTCGATTTCCTGCCCAAGGTCAAACTGGAATTGGTCATCGCCGACCACCAAGTCGACGTCGCCGTGCAAGCGATCATCAAGGCCGCAAAAACCGGCAAGATTGGCGACGGCAAGGTCTTCGTCTCTTCCGTGGAAGAAGTCATCCGGATCCGCACCGAAGAAAAGGGAGAAAAAGCTGTCTAA
- the gspG gene encoding type II secretion system protein GspG, whose product MPNSPNAVSQIASPERSPSLRSRGAFTLIEIMVVVVILGILAATIIPQFMGTTQDAKISSAKTQVGVLANAVARFQIHMDRYPTSEEGLRVLVTAPAGDSKSWRGPYVQELRDDPWGNPYAYRRPGVKHPTSFDLWSKGADGADGGEGEAADIGNWQSTPASTK is encoded by the coding sequence ATGCCCAACTCCCCCAACGCGGTCTCGCAAATCGCATCGCCCGAACGGTCCCCCTCCCTGCGTTCACGCGGCGCTTTTACCCTGATTGAAATCATGGTCGTGGTCGTGATTCTGGGCATCCTGGCCGCCACCATCATTCCCCAGTTCATGGGCACCACCCAGGATGCCAAAATCAGCAGCGCGAAGACCCAAGTCGGTGTCCTTGCCAATGCCGTGGCACGGTTCCAAATCCACATGGACCGCTATCCCACCTCCGAGGAAGGGTTGAGAGTGCTGGTCACGGCCCCGGCAGGAGACAGCAAAAGCTGGCGGGGGCCGTATGTCCAGGAACTGCGGGACGATCCCTGGGGCAACCCCTATGCCTACAGACGGCCCGGAGTGAAGCATCCGACGAGTTTTGATTTATGGTCCAAAGGCGCCGACGGAGCGGACGGTGGGGAAGGAGAGGCGGCGGACATCGGGAACTGGCAATCGACCCCGGCCTCCACGAAATGA
- a CDS encoding ABC transporter permease, translated as MRKVFGITGLLLVVFTATALQKPQFVSAYNLQNLIHWTALFGIISIGAAFVIMTGGIDLSIGSVIGLVGSLLAWLLTQRGWSVPGTVAASMTVAVAIGFAHGLLITKVRLQPFVVTLCGLLLYRGIARYVTKDESLGFGNTFEGLRQLATGKIALTSQFSLTMPVMILAVIAVVAAVVLNRAVWGRHLMAVGRNETAARFSGINTDAVKIAAYVICATLAGVGGVLFSLDLNSVQPSGLGEFYELYAIAAAVLGGCSLRGGEGTIIGVIVGTAVMRVLYNAINILEIPTHVEFAIIGAVILAGVTTDEVVKRIADRRRALREAME; from the coding sequence ATGAGAAAAGTATTCGGCATCACCGGGCTCTTGCTCGTGGTTTTCACGGCCACAGCGCTGCAAAAGCCGCAATTCGTCAGCGCGTACAATTTGCAGAACCTGATCCATTGGACCGCGCTCTTTGGCATCATCAGCATTGGGGCGGCGTTCGTGATTATGACGGGGGGGATCGATCTTTCCATCGGATCTGTCATCGGCTTGGTGGGGTCGTTGCTGGCGTGGTTGTTGACTCAGCGGGGATGGAGTGTGCCGGGAACCGTGGCGGCGTCGATGACGGTGGCGGTGGCCATCGGCTTTGCCCATGGTTTGCTGATCACCAAGGTGCGGCTGCAGCCCTTCGTGGTGACGCTGTGCGGGCTGCTCCTTTATCGTGGCATCGCGCGTTATGTCACGAAGGACGAGAGCCTGGGGTTTGGCAACACGTTCGAGGGCTTGCGCCAACTCGCCACGGGGAAAATCGCGCTGACCTCCCAATTCTCATTGACGATGCCGGTCATGATCCTCGCGGTGATCGCGGTGGTGGCGGCGGTGGTCTTGAATCGCGCTGTGTGGGGACGGCACCTGATGGCGGTCGGGCGGAACGAGACCGCAGCTCGATTCAGCGGCATCAACACGGACGCGGTGAAGATCGCGGCCTACGTCATCTGCGCTACCCTGGCGGGAGTCGGCGGGGTGCTATTCTCGCTGGATTTGAATTCGGTGCAGCCTTCCGGTCTGGGCGAATTCTACGAGCTTTATGCCATCGCCGCCGCCGTTCTGGGCGGATGCAGTCTGCGGGGAGGGGAGGGAACCATCATCGGGGTGATTGTGGGCACGGCCGTCATGCGGGTGCTTTACAATGCCATCAACATTTTGGAAATCCCTACCCACGTTGAATTTGCGATCATTGGAGCGGTGATTCTGGCGGGGGTCACCACCGATGAAGTGGTGAAGCGAATCGCGGACCGGCGCCGGGCGCTGCGGGAGGCGATGGAGTAA
- the gspH gene encoding type II secretion system protein GspH: MVQRRRRSGRWGRRGGGHRELAIDPGLHEMNGRRPQPVTRCPAAPGFTLIELMVVIGLLGILSVMIIPEMRGSMQEAALRSAGREMVDALGLARSQAIATLRIHRVRWVEEENRYLIEGETERDSGSRDSDFAARPELLGAQGALDHRVKLRLRLEPSAEPAPSTPREAQPSDSQSVAFYPDGTADSAEMLLEDRDGFRLVLTVLSATARVKWQDLGRP; encoded by the coding sequence ATGGTCCAAAGGCGCCGACGGAGCGGACGGTGGGGAAGGAGAGGCGGCGGACATCGGGAACTGGCAATCGACCCCGGCCTCCACGAAATGAACGGAAGGAGGCCCCAACCGGTCACGCGGTGCCCCGCCGCTCCAGGGTTCACTCTGATCGAACTCATGGTGGTGATCGGACTTTTGGGGATCCTCTCCGTCATGATCATTCCCGAGATGAGGGGCTCGATGCAGGAAGCGGCGCTACGATCGGCGGGACGTGAAATGGTGGACGCGCTGGGATTGGCGCGCAGCCAGGCGATCGCGACGCTCCGCATTCACCGCGTTCGGTGGGTCGAGGAGGAGAATCGCTACCTGATCGAGGGAGAAACCGAACGCGACTCGGGCAGTCGCGATTCTGATTTTGCGGCCCGGCCCGAACTGCTGGGGGCTCAGGGCGCGCTCGATCATCGAGTGAAACTGCGCCTGCGGCTGGAACCGTCGGCGGAGCCAGCTCCTTCAACACCTCGCGAAGCCCAGCCTTCCGACTCCCAAAGCGTGGCCTTCTATCCCGACGGCACCGCCGACAGCGCGGAAATGCTGCTCGAGGATCGCGACGGATTTCGCTTGGTTCTGACCGTCCTCAGCGCCACGGCGCGCGTGAAATGGCAGGATCTCGGACGCCCATGA
- a CDS encoding substrate-binding domain-containing protein, with translation MKHRYRIVLLSLLISVLAGTGCGKSPENAASGSGASGGGKKKKIAYVTNGVDPFWNTAQAGVRAAEKEFGIECEVLMPPKGIADQKRMVEGLLARGIDGIAISPIDAKNQVALIDEVSARCPVITHDSDAPGSKRVCFVGMDNYKAGRAAGKLVKEALPQGGKIMLFVGRLEQLNAQQRRQGVMDEVLGRPMQALDKIVYDPPGQAQSAASYIILDTRTDNFDYSRAKSNAQDAMASTPDLACMVGLFAYNAPQCLGAVKEAGKLNQIKIVSFDEANEVLQGILDGHVHGTISQQPYYYGYHSVRILKSLVQGDRSVLPPGGFLEVPIVEVRKANVEKFWSDLKQMQAAGK, from the coding sequence ATGAAACACCGTTATCGCATCGTCCTTCTGTCTTTGTTGATCTCTGTTCTGGCCGGAACAGGCTGCGGCAAAAGCCCTGAAAATGCGGCTTCCGGCAGCGGAGCCTCGGGAGGCGGCAAGAAGAAAAAGATCGCTTACGTCACCAACGGGGTGGATCCCTTCTGGAACACCGCCCAAGCCGGCGTGCGTGCCGCCGAAAAGGAGTTCGGCATCGAATGCGAAGTCCTGATGCCCCCGAAGGGGATCGCGGACCAGAAACGCATGGTGGAAGGGCTCCTGGCGCGGGGCATCGATGGCATCGCCATCAGCCCGATCGACGCCAAGAATCAAGTGGCCCTCATCGACGAAGTTTCCGCCCGCTGCCCTGTCATCACTCACGATAGCGACGCCCCCGGGAGCAAGCGCGTCTGCTTTGTGGGGATGGACAACTACAAAGCAGGCCGTGCCGCGGGCAAGCTCGTGAAAGAGGCCCTGCCTCAAGGGGGCAAAATCATGTTGTTCGTGGGGCGGCTTGAGCAGCTCAACGCCCAGCAGCGCCGGCAAGGGGTCATGGACGAAGTGCTCGGACGCCCCATGCAGGCATTGGACAAAATCGTTTATGATCCTCCCGGGCAAGCGCAGTCGGCCGCCTCCTACATCATCTTGGACACGCGGACGGACAATTTCGATTATTCGCGAGCGAAATCCAACGCGCAGGATGCCATGGCGAGCACGCCGGATCTGGCCTGCATGGTCGGTCTTTTCGCCTACAACGCCCCCCAATGCCTGGGAGCGGTGAAAGAAGCGGGCAAGCTGAATCAAATCAAGATTGTCAGCTTCGATGAAGCCAATGAGGTATTGCAAGGCATCCTCGACGGTCACGTGCATGGCACCATCAGCCAGCAGCCCTATTACTACGGGTATCACTCCGTCCGCATCCTCAAGTCGCTGGTCCAGGGTGACCGATCCGTCCTCCCGCCGGGAGGATTCCTGGAAGTGCCCATTGTCGAGGTTCGCAAGGCCAATGTGGAAAAGTTCTGGTCCGACCTGAAACAAATGCAGGCGGCTGGCAAGTAG
- a CDS encoding ammonium transporter: MVVFLLSLGCAFGHAQPAEVKAPGLEERLAKLEAAASAVSPINTGDNAWMLVSSALVLMMTAPGLALFYGGLVRRKNVLATMMHSMFLMALMSAVWAVLGYGLAFGEGTAFFGKPGSYFLLNGVGGQPNSDYAATIPHQSFMLFQMMFAIITPGLITGAFAERMKFGAYALFSILWLLIVYCPLAHMVWGKGGYFNWALGGKIPVLDFAGGLVVHISSGVAALVCAIVMGKRKGYPHEPMPPHNVILSLIGTGLLWVGWFGFNAGSALGAGELATRAFAATHFSAVAGALSWSAIEWGLKGKPSVLGAASGMVAGLATITPASGFVTIPSALLIGLAGGAVCYFSVTKLKSKFHYDDSLDVFGVHGMGSLIGMIGCGLFASQEVNPLIKETFKVDGKAVEITGGMGQLLNQCIGIGTTVVLSAVGTWIILKIVQAVVGLRVTDEEEYLGLDLTQHGEKSHND; this comes from the coding sequence ATGGTGGTTTTCCTCCTTAGTCTGGGATGTGCGTTTGGGCATGCTCAACCCGCTGAGGTGAAAGCGCCTGGGTTGGAGGAAAGGCTGGCCAAATTGGAGGCGGCCGCCAGCGCGGTCTCGCCCATCAACACGGGTGACAATGCCTGGATGCTGGTCAGTTCCGCCTTGGTCCTGATGATGACAGCGCCCGGGCTGGCCCTTTTTTACGGGGGCTTGGTGCGGCGGAAGAACGTGCTGGCCACCATGATGCACAGCATGTTCCTCATGGCCTTGATGTCGGCGGTTTGGGCCGTGCTGGGATACGGCCTGGCTTTTGGAGAGGGGACGGCTTTCTTCGGCAAGCCGGGCTCCTACTTTTTGTTGAACGGGGTGGGAGGCCAGCCCAACTCGGACTACGCGGCCACGATTCCGCACCAGTCCTTCATGCTTTTCCAAATGATGTTCGCCATCATCACTCCGGGCTTGATCACGGGCGCGTTTGCCGAACGGATGAAGTTCGGAGCCTACGCCCTGTTCTCGATCCTTTGGTTGCTGATCGTGTATTGCCCGCTCGCCCACATGGTTTGGGGGAAGGGCGGATACTTCAATTGGGCCTTGGGCGGGAAGATTCCAGTCCTGGATTTCGCGGGCGGCCTGGTGGTCCACATCAGCTCGGGCGTCGCCGCGCTGGTGTGTGCGATCGTCATGGGCAAGCGCAAGGGTTATCCTCACGAACCCATGCCGCCCCACAACGTCATTTTGAGTTTGATCGGTACGGGTTTGCTGTGGGTGGGGTGGTTTGGGTTCAACGCAGGCTCCGCCCTGGGCGCGGGCGAACTCGCCACGAGGGCTTTCGCAGCCACTCACTTTTCGGCCGTGGCGGGCGCGCTGAGCTGGAGTGCCATCGAATGGGGTTTGAAAGGGAAGCCCAGTGTGCTCGGCGCCGCCTCAGGCATGGTTGCGGGGTTGGCCACCATCACGCCGGCTTCCGGATTTGTGACGATCCCTTCCGCCCTTTTGATCGGTTTGGCAGGCGGGGCGGTTTGTTACTTTTCAGTCACCAAACTGAAATCGAAATTCCATTACGACGATTCGCTGGATGTATTCGGGGTTCACGGCATGGGCAGCCTCATCGGCATGATCGGGTGCGGCCTGTTTGCCAGCCAGGAAGTAAATCCCCTCATCAAGGAAACTTTCAAAGTGGACGGCAAAGCCGTTGAAATTACCGGAGGTATGGGCCAACTCCTCAACCAGTGCATCGGAATCGGAACCACCGTCGTTCTCTCCGCCGTGGGCACGTGGATCATCCTCAAGATCGTTCAGGCTGTCGTGGGACTGCGCGTGACCGACGAGGAGGAGTACCTCGGACTGGATTTGACCCAGCATGGCGAAAAATCGCATAATGACTAG
- a CDS encoding sugar ABC transporter ATP-binding protein, with product MSAPLLEVRSVSKRFPGVKALTQVHLRVDRGEVVAVIGENGAGKSTLMKILAGVQPPDEGEIWVEGSPVSMAGVREAEGLGIVLIHQELNLCDNLDVASSLFLGREPRRFGFVLRRQMEDRARIPMRRVGLECSPRTRMDTLSLGRQQMVEIARALSAEARLLIMDEPTSSLSQGETEKLYQVIKELRSSGVSIVYISHRLGEVKELADRVVVLRDGRNAGALNHAEINHDAMVRLMVGRDLKPSHRQTPVTGDSEGTGFEVRELRSKAHARHRVSFQLRPGEIVGLAGLVGSGRTELLRALFGIDVSAGGEVFLNGIRLDIRSPQDAIRHGLALVPEDRKAQGVILEMAVEDNTILAGLDRMARMGWRRPAEERDCAGEQVEKLKIKTPHLGQWVQYLSGGNQQKVVLAKWLALKPKVLLLDEPTRGIDVGAKQEIYRLMGELAAGGVMILFASSEMEEILRMSDRVLVMHQGRLAGALGADTMGEEAIMKLATGHASA from the coding sequence GTGTCAGCCCCGCTGCTCGAAGTTCGTTCCGTCTCCAAGCGGTTCCCCGGAGTCAAAGCCCTCACCCAAGTCCATTTGCGCGTCGATCGGGGCGAGGTGGTGGCCGTCATCGGCGAGAATGGCGCCGGCAAGAGCACACTCATGAAGATCCTCGCCGGCGTGCAGCCGCCGGACGAGGGCGAAATCTGGGTGGAGGGATCGCCGGTTTCGATGGCGGGTGTGCGCGAAGCCGAAGGTCTGGGCATCGTGCTCATCCACCAGGAACTCAACCTCTGTGACAATCTGGATGTGGCCTCCAGCCTTTTCCTTGGAAGGGAACCGCGCCGTTTTGGCTTCGTCTTGCGCCGCCAAATGGAAGATCGGGCCAGGATTCCGATGCGCCGGGTCGGTCTGGAATGCAGTCCGCGCACGCGGATGGACACCTTGTCCTTGGGCCGGCAACAGATGGTGGAAATCGCGCGCGCCCTCAGCGCCGAAGCGCGATTGCTGATCATGGATGAACCGACGTCCAGTTTGAGCCAGGGCGAAACCGAAAAGTTATACCAGGTGATCAAGGAACTTCGAAGCAGCGGCGTCAGCATTGTCTATATCAGCCATCGCCTGGGCGAGGTGAAGGAACTGGCCGATCGGGTGGTGGTGCTTCGCGACGGGCGAAACGCGGGAGCCTTGAACCACGCAGAGATCAACCACGACGCCATGGTCCGATTGATGGTCGGACGCGACCTGAAACCCTCGCATCGTCAGACTCCTGTGACCGGCGACTCCGAAGGCACGGGATTTGAGGTCCGGGAATTGCGGTCGAAAGCGCATGCTCGTCATCGCGTCAGCTTTCAGTTGCGCCCTGGTGAGATCGTGGGGCTGGCGGGTTTGGTGGGCTCGGGACGGACGGAACTCCTGCGCGCTTTGTTTGGCATTGATGTTTCGGCGGGTGGCGAGGTGTTTCTGAACGGGATCCGCCTGGACATTCGATCCCCTCAGGACGCAATCCGCCACGGACTGGCGCTCGTCCCAGAAGATCGGAAGGCGCAGGGTGTGATTTTGGAAATGGCGGTAGAGGACAACACGATCCTGGCCGGATTGGATCGCATGGCGAGGATGGGATGGCGTCGTCCGGCTGAAGAGCGGGATTGCGCCGGGGAGCAGGTTGAAAAGTTGAAGATCAAGACACCGCATTTGGGGCAATGGGTGCAGTACCTTTCGGGCGGGAACCAGCAGAAGGTCGTCTTGGCGAAATGGCTGGCCTTGAAACCCAAGGTGTTGTTGCTGGACGAACCGACCCGCGGCATTGACGTGGGCGCGAAGCAGGAGATCTACCGGTTGATGGGCGAACTGGCGGCGGGCGGGGTGATGATTCTTTTCGCTAGCAGCGAGATGGAGGAAATCCTGCGCATGAGCGACCGGGTGCTCGTCATGCATCAAGGGCGCCTGGCGGGCGCGTTGGGGGCGGACACCATGGGCGAGGAAGCGATCATGAAACTGGCCACGGGCCACGCGTCAGCATGA
- a CDS encoding ThuA domain-containing protein: MKTLIPIALASLVLSLAGFTEMQAQAAKKVLVVTVTKGFRHSSIPTAEKVLSMIAQQSKAFEVDFARNDQELADKMTVEKLNQYDGFIFANTTGELPLPDKAAFLKAIQSGKAFIGMHSASDTFHGPGPGVDPYIQMLGGEFLTHGAQVGVECLVQDPKHPASKGLGESYCIQQEEIYLLKNYDGTKVRELLVLDKHPNKKTQFGRFPVAWCKSQGAGKVFYTSLGHREDVWENKLYQNHILGGIKWALGLEPGESTSLTK, encoded by the coding sequence ATGAAAACTCTTATTCCCATCGCCCTCGCGTCCCTCGTTTTATCACTCGCCGGCTTCACCGAAATGCAAGCACAGGCGGCCAAGAAAGTCTTGGTGGTCACGGTGACCAAAGGCTTCAGGCACAGCTCCATTCCGACCGCGGAAAAGGTGCTTTCCATGATCGCGCAGCAGAGCAAGGCCTTCGAGGTTGATTTCGCGCGCAACGACCAGGAACTGGCCGATAAGATGACGGTCGAGAAACTGAACCAATACGACGGGTTCATTTTCGCCAATACCACCGGCGAACTGCCTTTGCCGGACAAGGCCGCGTTCCTGAAGGCCATCCAGAGCGGCAAAGCTTTCATCGGGATGCACTCGGCCAGCGACACCTTCCATGGTCCGGGTCCCGGGGTTGACCCTTACATTCAGATGTTGGGCGGGGAGTTTTTGACGCACGGGGCTCAGGTCGGCGTGGAGTGCCTGGTGCAGGATCCCAAACATCCCGCCAGCAAGGGACTAGGCGAATCGTATTGCATCCAGCAGGAGGAAATCTACCTGCTCAAAAACTACGATGGCACCAAAGTTCGCGAGTTGCTGGTGCTCGATAAACACCCCAACAAGAAGACCCAGTTTGGGCGTTTTCCCGTGGCTTGGTGCAAAAGCCAGGGAGCGGGCAAAGTTTTCTACACATCCCTCGGCCACCGCGAAGACGTTTGGGAGAATAAACTCTACCAAAACCACATTCTCGGCGGCATCAAGTGGGCTCTGGGACTCGAACCCGGGGAATCCACTTCCCTTACCAAGTAG
- a CDS encoding Gfo/Idh/MocA family oxidoreductase — METPLDDEGTWKAFSHVTPKPFQIHRRRFLQSASALAAATGVPVWYQEFEAAHAAQPKVLGPNDRPGIALVGCGGQGRGDCSAAARFGDVVAVCDVDERHADGAAKQFTKEGKVPQKYTDFRKLMERDDVHVIVNGTPDHWHTLINILAARTGKDIYSEKPLTLTIDEGKRLVREVRKHRRILQTGSQQRSDRNFRVACELVRNGRIGRLQHIIVGLPTGPVAGPFPEVPVPPGLNWDYYLGQAAFMPYNGKNCHWDFRWWYAFSGGQMTDWGAHHNDIAQWGNGTERSGPVEINGKSLRDMVPGGFTAASKYRIDCRYQNGVTMAIVDESTVTDLNVVGDGKKTPNGVQFLGSDGWIFVARGALKASNEELLQKPLPEGTLKLYNSGNHMGNFFECIRSRQEPICDVEIGHRSISVAHLGVISVRMNQPLKWNPEKEECVGPNAKEANRWLSREMRKPYDYSFIS; from the coding sequence ATCGAAACGCCTCTTGACGATGAGGGGACTTGGAAGGCATTCTCCCACGTGACCCCGAAGCCTTTCCAGATTCATCGTCGCCGTTTTCTCCAATCCGCCTCCGCATTAGCCGCCGCCACAGGAGTTCCAGTTTGGTATCAGGAATTCGAGGCCGCGCATGCCGCGCAGCCCAAGGTCCTCGGTCCCAATGACCGTCCGGGAATCGCCCTCGTGGGATGTGGTGGGCAAGGACGCGGGGATTGCTCAGCCGCCGCTCGATTTGGCGATGTGGTTGCGGTTTGCGATGTGGACGAACGCCACGCCGATGGGGCGGCCAAGCAGTTTACGAAGGAAGGAAAGGTTCCACAGAAGTACACCGACTTTAGAAAACTGATGGAACGCGACGATGTCCACGTCATCGTCAATGGCACGCCCGATCACTGGCATACCTTGATCAACATCCTGGCGGCGCGAACGGGCAAAGACATCTACAGCGAGAAGCCGTTGACGTTGACGATTGATGAGGGCAAGCGGCTGGTGCGGGAGGTTCGAAAACACCGGCGTATTCTGCAAACGGGAAGTCAGCAGCGCAGCGACCGCAATTTTCGAGTGGCCTGCGAACTCGTTCGCAACGGGCGCATTGGCCGCCTGCAGCACATCATCGTCGGGTTGCCCACGGGTCCGGTCGCAGGGCCGTTTCCCGAGGTCCCGGTGCCTCCAGGCTTGAATTGGGACTATTACCTGGGGCAGGCGGCTTTCATGCCTTACAACGGCAAGAATTGTCATTGGGATTTTCGCTGGTGGTACGCGTTCAGCGGCGGTCAGATGACCGATTGGGGCGCGCATCACAACGACATTGCCCAATGGGGCAACGGCACGGAGCGCAGTGGTCCTGTCGAAATCAACGGCAAATCCCTGCGCGACATGGTCCCCGGAGGCTTTACGGCCGCCTCGAAGTATCGGATCGATTGCCGCTATCAGAACGGCGTTACGATGGCGATTGTGGACGAAAGCACGGTGACCGACCTCAATGTCGTCGGGGACGGCAAGAAAACGCCGAATGGGGTCCAGTTCCTAGGCTCCGACGGTTGGATCTTTGTGGCTCGAGGGGCGTTGAAGGCAAGCAACGAGGAACTGCTGCAAAAGCCGCTCCCAGAGGGGACGCTCAAGCTCTACAATAGCGGAAACCACATGGGGAATTTCTTTGAATGCATCCGGAGCCGCCAGGAACCCATCTGCGACGTGGAGATAGGACATCGATCGATCTCCGTGGCCCACCTGGGAGTGATCTCCGTCCGCATGAATCAGCCCTTGAAGTGGAATCCTGAAAAAGAGGAATGCGTCGGGCCAAACGCGAAAGAGGCCAACCGCTGGCTTTCGCGGGAGATGCGCAAACCCTACGATTACAGCTTCATTTCTTAG
- a CDS encoding prepilin-type N-terminal cleavage/methylation domain-containing protein yields the protein MNLSRTARTCPSRRQGFTLIELVISSALMAIILGSAYVCLNAGMATRKIVEPRTDMIQSARTALALMSADLKAACAMSKGPPFLGTDLMLETIEMDRLDFATHHFSPRKPQEGDFCEMSYFLERTPGSQGYTLWRRRSADLAMDLCKRRANSS from the coding sequence ATGAACCTTTCCAGGACGGCCAGAACTTGTCCCTCGCGGCGGCAAGGATTCACCCTGATCGAATTGGTGATCAGTTCGGCCCTGATGGCCATCATTCTCGGCAGCGCTTATGTCTGTCTCAACGCGGGCATGGCCACCCGCAAGATCGTCGAGCCGCGCACGGACATGATTCAAAGCGCGCGGACCGCCCTGGCGCTGATGAGCGCCGATCTGAAAGCGGCCTGCGCGATGTCCAAAGGACCTCCCTTCCTCGGCACGGATCTGATGCTCGAGACGATCGAGATGGACCGCCTTGATTTCGCCACGCACCATTTTTCGCCCCGGAAACCCCAGGAGGGTGATTTCTGCGAGATGAGTTATTTCCTGGAGAGAACCCCGGGATCGCAAGGTTACACGTTGTGGCGGCGGCGCAGCGCCGACCTCGCAATGGACCTCTGCAAACGACGCGCGAACTCCTCATGA
- a CDS encoding zinc ribbon domain-containing protein — MPTYDYTCSKCGHSFEFQQSISEAALTQCPKSICPKRVWGRGAVKRGVGGGTGLIFKGSGFYITDYRSEGYKSAAKKDKEASGGGAKTDSGSGGAKTSTTPSTGTASSGGTSKSEKK; from the coding sequence ATGCCGACATACGACTACACCTGTTCCAAATGTGGACATTCCTTTGAATTCCAACAATCCATCAGTGAGGCAGCGTTGACGCAATGCCCGAAATCCATTTGCCCCAAACGCGTCTGGGGACGGGGAGCCGTCAAACGGGGCGTCGGCGGGGGAACCGGTCTCATCTTCAAAGGGTCCGGCTTTTACATCACCGATTACCGCAGCGAAGGTTACAAGAGCGCCGCCAAGAAGGATAAAGAAGCGTCGGGCGGGGGCGCGAAGACGGACTCCGGTTCGGGAGGCGCCAAAACCTCCACCACGCCTTCGACCGGGACGGCCAGTTCCGGTGGAACCTCGAAGTCCGAGAAAAAGTGA